One genomic segment of Mytilus trossulus isolate FHL-02 chromosome 4, PNRI_Mtr1.1.1.hap1, whole genome shotgun sequence includes these proteins:
- the LOC134715053 gene encoding F-box only protein 33-like: MAARPNWSSLPSVLIVDILSYLSHKDRLNASSSCKRWRNCLFHPLFWQKINFRTSYSDRQRTKFLTDRCGRFVRQVVINFDSHNHKEVRECSQILDVLCGNKNLTSFSLLPSSCHIEWPDTQSTYFIDRFLDCIESIIKNSRKLKHFSMGFAEELLEHSSIILDLLGRNCSRMLESLHIASIKEDSENYGIIDLSASQFLTFTALRHLSVDYDHMSNELLSAFSSGCKNKLETLVVNVHGIDSEHEKVTNYSWIAVRKNCPKLEVTVNLIHSYDGVQGLLDILQPALPLTCFRQMFCTDLNPSAINYFSSHYKDTLRSIYIIDGLNDGFPIPYFSHMEEDTFVMLAWRCTKLEEFTLLGYEILDDDIMAIARLRGEQLKKFDIPLSCIATLDEDEETPARYAYVDDDFVLSVSNSLQWPWYPKDDNELPLAVFDAQADAELAYIEILLSDQQQK; the protein is encoded by the exons ATGGCAGCGAGACCAAACTGGAGCTCGTTGCCCAGTGTCCTTATTGTGGATATTTTATCCTACCTTTCGCACAAAGACAGACTGAACGCTTCATCAAGTTGTAAAAGATGGAGGAACTGTCTATTTCATCCTTTATTTTGGCAGAAGATTAATTTTAGAACAAGTTATTCAGACAGACAGAGGACGAAGTTTTTGACAGACAGATGTGGGAGATTCGTCAGACAAGtggttataaattttgattccCACAACCACAAAGAAGTACGCGAATGCTCACAGATCTTAGATGTTCTCTGTGGAAATAAGAATCTCACAAGTTTTTCGTTGTTGCCTTCAAGTTGTCACATTGAATGGCCTGATACACAATCGACGTATTTTATTGACAG GTTTTTAGACTGCATTGAAAGTATTATTAAGAACAGCAGAAAACTCAAACACTTTTCCATGGGATTTGCAGAAGAGTTACTAGAACATTCCAGTATTATCCTTGACCTACTTGGAAGAAACTGCTCACGTATGTTAGAAAGTCTGCACATTGCCAGCATTAAAGAAGATTCAGAGAACTATGGTATTATTGATCTCAGTGCCTCACAATTCCTTACATTCACAGCCTTGAGACATCTCAGTGTTGACTATGATCACATGAGTAATGAACTCCTCTCAGCATTTAGTTCAGGCTGTAAAAACAAACTAGAGACCTTAGTTGTCAACGTTCATGGAATTGACTCAGAGCATGAAAAAGTAACAAACTACTCATGGATAGCAGTTAGGAAGAACTGCCCAAAGCTGGAGGTGACTGTCAACCTGATTCATTCCTATGATGGTGTACAAGGCCTCCTAGACATCCTACAGCCAGCCTTACCTCTAACATGTTTTAGACAAATGTTCTGTACAGATCTCAATCCATCGGCCATCAATTATTTTTCATCCCATTACAAAGATACCCTGAGATCTATTTACATCATTGATGGTTTGAATGATGGCTTTCCTATTCCTTACTTTAGTCACATGGAAGAAGACACATTTGTTATGTTGGCATGGAGATGTACCAAACTTGAAGAATTTACCTTGCTtg GGTATGAGATTTTGGATGATGATATAATGGCTATTGCCAGACTTCGTGGTGAGCAGTTGAAGAAATTTGATATACCTCTGTCATGTATTGCCACTTTGGATGAAGATGAAGAAACACCAGCTCGATATGCTTATGTGGATGATGATTTTGTACTCAGT GTGTCCAACAGCTTACAGTGGCCTTGGTATCCGAAAGACGATAATGAACTACCATTAGCAGTATTTGATGCTCAAGCTGACGCTGAACTGGCCTACATTGAGATCTTACTGTCTGACCAGCAACAAAAGTGA